The Schistocerca gregaria isolate iqSchGreg1 chromosome 1, iqSchGreg1.2, whole genome shotgun sequence genome includes a window with the following:
- the LOC126354103 gene encoding alpha-tocopherol transfer protein-like, protein MAREWVRPADEYVCRLSKETQELARVELREDPATRQHALQQMRSWITSNPRIVNCRLDANFLLRFLRTKKFSCPMAQESLERYLLLRQTFSHAFRNLDINNPRMDYLISAGYVFATPQRDKLGRRVVIYRPGVFDPYKFTNEDMCRVHGIAWETLMECEENQVRGYVHFGDGAGVGLPYLTLFTPREAVRIVKNGERTLPMRHKEVHGFNIHPSLKYALDFGFSLITEKIKKRIKLYTCVEDTLDFIDRKLLPKEYGGVMPMADMITLWKEELRQSRDILLANDEMKIREEMYSAAAKEGAVSALKKGMYCGRENDMFGITGSFRKLEVD, encoded by the exons ATGGCTCGCGAGTGGGTGCGTCCCGCGGACGAGTACGTCTGCCGCTTATCAAAGGAGACACAGGAGCTGGCGCGCGTCGAGCTTCGCGAGGACCCCGCTACGCGGCAGCATGCGCTGCAGCAGATGCGCTCCTGGATCACCTCCAACCCGCGCATCGTCAACTGCCGGCTCG ATGCTAATTTCTTACTTCGCTTCTTgagaacaaaaaaattcagttgtcCAATGGCCCAGGAAAGTTTAGAGAGGTATCTGCTTTTACGCCAGACCTTCTCGCATGCATTCCGAAACTTAGACATTAACAACCCAAGAATGGACTATCTTATTTCTGCTGG GTATGTTTTTGCAACGCCACAAAGAGATAAACTGGGGCGCCGTGTTGTTATTTATCGTCCAG GTGTGTTTGACCCATATAAATTCACAAATGAGGACATGTGTCGTGTTCATGGGATTGCATGGGAAACTTTGATGGAATGTGAAGAAAATCAAGTGCGGGGCTACGTACACTTTGGTGATGGAGCTGGTGTTGGCCTCCCATATTTGACATTGTTCACGCCACGAGAAGCTGTTCGGATAGTTAAAAATGGAGAG CGCACCCTTCCAATGCGACACAAGGAAGTTCATGGGTTTAATATTCATCCTTCACTGAAATATGCCTTGGACTTTGGATTTTCATTGATAACAGAAAAGATCAAGAAACGAATCAAG CTATACACTTGTGTTGAAGACACACTGGACTTCATAGATCGCAAGCTCCTCCCTAAAGAATATGGAGGTGTTATGCCAATGGCTGACATGATAA CTTTATGGAAAGAGGAACTGAGACAATCCAGAGACATACTATTGGCCAATGATGAGATGAAGATCCGAGAAGAAATGTACAGTGCAGCAGCAAAAGAAGGTGCAGTGTCTGCTCTCAAGAAGGGGATGTACTGTGGCAGAGAAAATGACATGTTTGGTATAACAGGAAGTTTTCGGAAACTAGAAGTTGATTAA